ACGATGAGTCACTGCCAATGCAAAAGCGATATGATGCGTGGGagtctgcatgtctgtgtctaCCTTAATACCAGTTGAGCGtattaaaagcaaaacattgtTGGAGCAAAGTAAACATCTCCATTCAACTGGATCAAagtttaaatgaatatttcctATCTAACTCATTACCTTCTTTAGTTCATATGCACCAGAGCTGAAAAACAATACATGACTTGCTTACAGCCTATTTAAAGCTTATTCAGTCTTGCAATTgctcccccctccccaaaaGCAGCTGagcattttattttcccagaCCAGATTAGATAAAGTTTAAACCGAAGCGGATGACCAttcacctcctccttcctccgCACATCATCACCCGCGAAAGCACCTCTCATTTTCTTCACACTCCTTTTAAAGTCTGTCCACACCGAATTCaccctcactgtcacagcacattTGTAGAAACAGTATACATTTGCACTCACCATTACCATTGAGCCTGTGTTAACTGCAGATGTTCTCCTCTCTGATGTCGGCCACCTGCTCGTCTCTGCAGGTGATCTGAATCTGATGGAATATTAGATAGCAATAAGAGTTATATGCACAGACACCGCCCTAAAAATTACTGTTCTCCCCTGGATTGTTCTCTCCTGGATTTTAGGTAAATGCACAGCATCTGCAAAACAAAGAGATGAGTCAAAGGAAAGTATGACACCACAGGGTGTGGACAGAGaacagtgtgactgtgacatACAGGAGCAGAGTGAAAAGACTAAACACCTTTTCCGTTGTGCTGTAGCTTTtctgctgaggaagaggaaggtcTTCATGGGATGTGAGATCAAGCTTTTCACATTATGGATTTACACATTACACTTTATTTATGGTGTGCGATTTGCTGATTATTAATAAGGGTGTTGCAACATGTCATAGATGACGCAGTCAGCTTACCAGAACAGCTGTATTACTGAATTATCCGCCCAGTTTGGACGAACAGGGCGACAGAAAATAGCCTAAAGGTTACTGACTCAgggcaatgtgtgtgtgtgtggtgtgtgtgtgtgtgtgtgtgtgtgcgtgtgtgtgtgtgtcagagagagtgaTTTCATGGGAGAGCGAGAGTGACAGCCTCGTACTGCTTACTATCTCATGCGTCAGCCAGCTGTCTGTTTGTGGTAATCTCTGAAACCACGGTCTACAGTACTATAAGatgttcacatgttcacatgttcacCCTCACAGAGGTTGCAGAGGGAATAAAGCAGCGGATTTGGAGGAGTTATGAGATGCACGGGCAGACTGAAGGAGACATTTTGTGAGTGAACCAGGTCTCTCAGGTGCCGCTGCTGTTGTTTCAATACCAAACCTGGACTTGAGTTGGAGAGTAACTGTCATACTCCACCCTGacactcctctccctctcacattGTTTCTCCAGCTCCAAGCAATAAGTACATTTTGCTTGTAATATACAGCTATCTATAAATGTACAGTATTCTGCCAAtaagaaatgttaaaatgccCACTGATGCCTTTTGCCCCTCAGCCCGTGCCTGGTCAGGTTGATCAGTATTAATCAATCTACAAGAGCAGTTTAGGTTATCAGCCAAAAATCCATTAATCACTTTCCTTTGTTTAACTGgatctgtctgctgtttggtgctgagcaggtggtGTGCAGCAGGTTTGTAGAGCTGAGCAATCCTACACATTGATGTTACTTGTGTTTTGAGTCAGTTGAACATTACAAAGGTCTGTCTCCTTGTAAGATGTTCAAGTTGAACTTAGAATTAAATAAGCAGAATTTGGTTTTAGTGCTTCATAAGAAGTACTGATAACTCCATGCGGATATAGAACATGTAAAAATCCATTGTATTTATACAATGGATATATATGttcataattattttaaaaatcagaaaaagctGTGAAGTATCTATTAAAGAAGGTCTGGACTTCCCAGGACCCCAAACAAAAATTAGGATAAAGATCTGCTGCTGCACTCTTCATTACCTGGAGGCCAGATGAGCAGCACCAAAATATAAACAGTCGCCGTAATGGAGGTAAGCGGATATATAAGAGCTCCAAGATTTACAGTCTGTATGTAACTGGTGATTGCTTAATGCACGCATACGCGATTGTTGAACATCTCGTTACGTGTTATACACAGCCGTAACAGCCTCAGCTCATCTGATTTCTAAACCTTGGCTGTAGGGATTCATTCACATTTATGGTCGTGATAAGACCTGACTGCCAGTGGGTGTTCCAGTCCATCCCAAAGGTCTTGGATGGGCTTGAGCTCTGGAGATCAatcaagttctttcacaccagCCATGTCTATGTAAACCTGGCAGTGTGCATATTGTTGTCTACTGTAGCATTAAGGGGAaagttaaaaacagaacaaaatcagACCAGATGTTTATATAAGTATGTTGGCACTGGATGTTATTATGCTTTTGgtacattaaataaaatgatattgCAATAGTGATCAATTCAAAGGTCCTATGAACAGTAAAGTAAACACCGGATATTTTGgattaatttaattcaaatgttCAGCTGTAGCTACACTCCTGCTTTAAAACCTGCTTTAATAAAGGTTAGAATGttgtcttttattaaaaatgtttaaaagagGCATTGACTGAATTTTATAGTCGTTTGTTTTGAGGGGTGTCTCTAATGTTTAGAATTCATAAAGAGCCCACACAAAACAGTAACAGAACACAGTAACAGAAAACTTTGCTCATCTTTTTCTGAAACCTGCATAACCACTGTGCTGTGATTCACCTTGCAAAGTTTTGTCCACAAAAGATCTTCCCACCAGTCATCCCTCACAAAAATATAAGCACACGTGTTTGAGCCCGAGGACATCCTGAATGAAATTTAAACTTCACTATCACAGCTGAGATCAGTAGGGTTCTCTAATGAGAATATTAGCCTGGGCAGGGAGAACTCTGTGTGTACTGGGTGTGTCCTTAGCCACAGTGCCTGAAATACAGGTCACACGAGTTTTTGAACATGTGCTGCAGAATGTGCTGATTGAACAAAAACGAGTGTTGATGTCTCACTGCCCCCCTGTGGTCATACACGGCAAATACTGTAGGCCCATGTCGAGGTTTGAAATTAGTGAATTACACCATAtaaacaaaagcattgggacGAGGTTGTTCATCAGGGGtcgggctcggccccttacttccagtgaagagaaatcttcATGCTTCAACACAtcaagacatgttggacattTTGCTAagtttccaactttgtggcaacagcttggggaaggctcttttctattccagcatgactgagccccagtgcacaaagcaaagctccataaaggcatgactggatgagtttggtgtggaaggacGTAACgggcccacacagagccctgacctcaaccccatccaacacctttgggatgaactggaacagagattgtgagccaggacttttcatccaacatcagtgtgtgacctcacaaatgcccCCAGAAGCACTTAAAAAATTTTGTGGAAAGGCTTCCCATTAGAGTGGAAGCTGCTCTAGCTGCAAAAGGGGGACCAACTcaatattaatgtctatgtatttagaatacagtgccattaaagtccttgttgcGGTAATGGCTATATAATGTATCAGGGGAAACAGATTCAGTAGTTTACTGTAAAATAGAAAGATTTTGTatcattttgtgtgttacagtcaAACACTGAGTCTACGGTCCTAAATTTATAATGTCACAGAGTCACTTTGATAATTTGAATTGTTAAGATTATGACATGGATTTATGAATGAAGCTATGAGGAATgtctgagtttgtttttttatgtttcacaaGATGACTGCCAAGGTATAATATAATTTTCTTCattgttctctttttgttgctttttttttacttctaaaaAGTACTGAAATGAACCAGTCTGAGAGGTGAAAACCCCTCGCTGAGTGACATACTCACGGCACAGACGTAGACAGGTGACATAATTTATTAGCAGTATTAAAACAGGTTGAGTAAGCAGACACAACTGTTCTTATTATTTAAAGGCAAACAGACAGCTTAAAGATGGTCCATTagacacagagaagagacaCATAGAGccacataaaaaatacaaaaaaaaaaacaaaacaaaaaaaaacactcgtCATCCTGATAATCAGTAAGAAAGTAAGACAGTACATCACCTCAGATTACTGAAACCCTTCTGCTTAAATTATATTCTAACACTGTAACACTGCAGCGGGAGGCGTCACAATCAAGGGAACACATGGACTCTCTTAAGTGTTATTAACATATGACAAGTATATATACAATTTATAcatcaataaaaacagcataaagTTCATTGACCTCAGAGAAATATTTCACAACACACTGTatgtataaaatattcataaGTAAGTGTTGTATGATAAATAAAGAGCATCTGGCTGTTAGAAAGCTAAATTACTGTGTGAGAAACACGAGTGTTAACATATTagcaatatttttaaaaaacaagcttTATTTCTAATCTAAAATAGAAAGAGAGATATCCATCTTGTCATGTTATAATCATGAGGAAAAGGAGCTGATGCATAgaaacacataataaaacaattccATTACAGGCTGATGTGGACTGAAGTGACTCCTAGTACACCCCGGGGCTGTTACGGATCCCACAGCAGAGTACCATGGTGAAGATCATCTCGAAGATCTAAATGGGAAAAAGGACAGAGCAGTTTAATGAGGTCTTCCACTCAAgcacctgcagagacacactggCCTCGTTAGGAGCCTTTTCACACCACAGCTGTGTGAAATGTCCAATCTGCACACTCACCATGATGACAGCAACCACCAAGGCAGCCAGACCAATCAGGTAGAGCTTCTCTGAGAACAGCTCAATCAGTTTGTCGTGGCAGCTctggagacaggaggagacagGGGCAGAATGTGATGAATGACTGTGAAAACGCTGCGTTAGGTTACACGTAATGGAGAGCTGGGCCTGCTGTCCAAACCAAGTGCGTGAACATCAGCTGCGTCTCACTGCACAGCTCTGAATAATTCATTATGCAATATGTTATCTGTTAGTGACGTAAATACTAACAATGAGATAAAAGATATGAAAGTGTTATGGCTGTGTGAGTAATTCAGGTCAGTGTAGCACCAACACAACTTTAACCTGAACCCAACAGCAGACAATATGTTATTTTGACCCATTGTTAGTGTTATTTTTATAAACTTCCATGTCGCTAATTGTTCAAAACATGTTTATCCTTTGCAATTTTGggtgtcattttattgttttttattctattctaatTTAAAAAGCTGCTTATCTGTTAATACAGTTGGTCTGTGTGTAGTGTGGGGGCGGCTACAGCTGCATTTTCATTGTGCAAGCGTGTATTTTATAACCTCAATAAAGCTGAACCTTGAACTATGTCCAAATAAGCTGTATTACCATTTCTATTCATCAGTATTTGTTTAGCAACTGGTTCGATGATGTAACTAATCAATCCAAAGAAAGATGGCAATAAGTTCAAGTTGCAGTTTAACAAAACCTGAACTCTACATTTGTCCCTCTTTCTAAAGATGCTCATATATTCCGGTATTGTACAGGTTTTGTGCTCACTgtgatttttataaataaataaatttgtgtaTACCTGAGATTTCAGAAAATCTTCTGGAGATTTTCTGGGACACAAGGTGCCGACGACTTGTTTGAAGAGAGCGGTGTCATCTCCTTTACCGCAGCAGTCGAGctgaagaggagacagaaacaagagGTCACTCACTCAACAAGGTCCAAATAGATTTCTATCGcttacacacaaagacacctAACAAAACAGCTTGTTCAGACCAGCACCACATCAGAGTTTTCCATCACGACGTACCGTATTGTGGAAAACCTCCAGCACCTTGATGGCAGTGTCTTTACTGGGAGATCCTGAGACGTCCACGGCCTTGATGTATGCCGAGTCGTAGAAGTTAATCAGTTCTTTGGAAATCTGCGGACAGTTGAGAGTCGGGCAAATTGTTTtagagacaggaagcagagcagGGCTGGAAAATCAACGCACAAACATTCAGTGCTGCAGTGAAATGCAAGCTTGTGTGTGATGCTTACTGTGTCCCTGTTCATGAACCCCCAGATTGCTGCAGCAACTTCACAAGCAAAGAGGATCAccagaaagaagaagaactaaaaaaaacagaagatgaagaaaatgattGGAACCTCACAGT
This is a stretch of genomic DNA from Scatophagus argus isolate fScaArg1 chromosome 7, fScaArg1.pri, whole genome shotgun sequence. It encodes these proteins:
- the LOC124062372 gene encoding CD81 antigen-like, whose product is MAVAGCTKCIKYMLFFFNFIFWLAGGVILGVALWLRHDSQTSNLLVLQFEGQQAPGTFYISVYILIAVGAVMMLVGFLGCYGAIQESQCLLGTFFFFLVILFACEVAAAIWGFMNRDTISKELINFYDSAYIKAVDVSGSPSKDTAIKVLEVFHNTLDCCGKGDDTALFKQVVGTLCPRKSPEDFLKSQSCHDKLIELFSEKLYLIGLAALVVAVIMIFEMIFTMVLCCGIRNSPGVY